aaaataaacaaaaagagagagagagagagagagagagaaaataaagaagaaataacgcaaaattatactttattaGTCCTTCGTATCATCATATTCCAGATAATCCGAAAAGCAAATtgaataaatcatttctttcatttttcaagggagatttcattacaaaaaaagaatatttgtcTATCATTTGTCCGAAAACATCGTCCTCTTCACAAGAATAGATACTCTAGCTTAACAACAAAAATGGTAGGCAGGGAGAAgctagacagacagacagataaacaaacaaacaaacaaacaaacaaacaaacaaacaaacaaacaaacagacaaacaaacagacaaatagataaagagaaaaagaaagagaaggagagaaagagagaaagggggaaggaaaaaaagaaaaagtgaaaagaagagaaaaagaaatagtccaagttaagaaagaaactaaaatCCTTTGAATAACGTCAGTGGTCGAtctctttttgaaaaaagGATGTTCTAGtgtgaaggaagaaaaaagtgtcagagtgagagagggaaaatgctcgatatctctctcttactcgctctctctttttctcgttttcttttatgtcCGCGAAAGaacgtttctctcgttcttaaGAAAAGtcaaggaaaaggaagaaccgGAAAATCGTTAGGTGACGGATAGTTCCTGTGCAATTATCATTTCGAAACAATTAGGAGAAATACGCGTGTAACCCAGTGCCCTTATTTCTTACGAAGGGTTAACTTATCGAACGGCTTTTTATCGTAGCACTCGTATTCGCATTCGTAGAAGCAGATGAAACGACTCGACGTAACGCAACCCAACAGAACGagaacgatgatgatgaagaaaaaaagaaggagaaagaaaagaaggctTATCTACGAACATAAGCGTAAGCTTCAAAGTTACAAAGCTCGGTCAACACGATCCGCAATTTAGTCGTTGGCAAAATCGTCGTTTTACATTTACCCTATTATCTCCACTATCGCGAATTATCTTTCagtcgaataaattttcggATATCCATCTTGAACTTGAATGAAACGggctcttcttttctttttatgagttttctttttttttctattcttctcttctttgacTTTAGAAAGtgaggaggaaagaagagattgTTGTTTTCTTCGAATCGATGAGAAAATATGCGCCGACGAGTACGAAGATATTATTAACTTACGCGTAGTGGgatgatgattaaaaaaaaaaagaaagaaagaagacatgaaaaagaaaagaaaaaaaatgagaaggaaaagaaacgaaaaattcaaaaataccATGAAAAATATTGCTCTTCCCTAGATCCTTATCACTGTCTTTTGTCCCTTtgaattatcgatcgaatttcacTAAACACTTATTCTATAACTTGAGAATAACCTTTAGAAAAACGTCTGGTCCTTTTTGCGAACGTCGATACTAAAATCTCACGTTGGTTTATCATTTTGAGTGACGTACCCTATCTAGCTATATTTTAAGTTATTTATTCGCTGGCACAAAGAACCGATTTAATGGCAGTTCACTCGAGGAAGCCAAAAAATATGATCGATGTGTTTCACTCATCATTGTTCCGAgtttaaaaagagatgaagaaagagagagagagagagagaaatatatgcacgtatatgCAGTCGTTGTTCACATAATTCATTTACACACATAATTCACAGATACATATGAAATATTCACTATAATTTTTCCCTCGTATGCAACTAACTCGCTTTTCGAGCTTAACATGAAGATATTTGTAAGATGTTATCCTTAATGGTTATCATTTCCTTGAAACCTCtcatatgatttttttttcttttttctttctttttttttttaaatcaagaaACACCAGAATCATCCTTTTATTACGAATCTCGTTCCTCTTTGATATTCGATATGtgatttatatgatatttattaaagaaggATCCGAAGGATCTCTCATCCTCTTTTCGCATAATGATTATCCTTTTGATTAAAGTGATTTTCTACTCGATTTGCTTCGACTTTCCTCGACAATTCGCGAGAATTTTTCTGCATACAAAGAAGGAATCGTAAACGCGATATATAAAGACGTATTACaacgaaacgaataaaataatggaTGGGGAAAATAAGAATGGTAGGCTGAAGggacaaggaaaagaaaaaaacaggaaaggaaaggcaaggaaaaaaagaaagaaagaaaaaaaaagaggaaaagaagaaaacggaaagaaacTTGTCCTAATACGATTCGTTGGGTAttattatgttcttttttcttggaaTCCATCCTAAAGGTCAACTTTTGTATTTCGTTAGACCTACTGGCCCTTTACGCTCCAAAGGAACtactttctcactctcttaattacttactttcttacttacttactcaccTACGGAAATAAGGAAAAACAGGATGAGATTCTGATAAGGAAATTATTCTGCGAATTCTCCCATGTGGAGGATTACTATcagcttttcttctttatttgtcACTTCACCGTACAATATTCGATTAtgtttttagtttttatagAAACGAAGAATGTAATcatgtgaaaaagaaatgtttcgagaatcatttcgaaaaatatctcTAACCAATTATATACAATCAATGCGATAGAATCTTAAAGTTCTAAAGCTTTAAGATTCaatcataaatatttcgaagatcGTTTTCGAACAAAATTTTGCTTTGATtcgcgaaacaaaaaaagcttctttcaaaatcaaatatctttcaaaatcGATATTGACGAACTCCTTCGATAAAGCTTTCTTGTATAAACATTTAACCGTATCTAACGATTTCCTTTGCATTAGAAATTTTCCAAACGAACTCTCCTCCCAAACGTTAGAGGCTAACATTCCTCTTCTTATATACGTTTCTACACATCTTGTTAACCTATTTACGTCAAATACGAAAACGAAGATGCGTCTATGGGTTTCAAAGAACACGCGTcgtaaatattgtttaatactTCTTCCTGACATTACTgaaaaaaaagctttttaaAAGCATCGcatatttcgaatataaatcgatCCACGCATTCGTTTGTTTCTCAATTATGTGGGAAATTTATCGAATCCATTGAATTTATCAAATTCGtgaaattctatttaattcGTACGAATGTAACTTGTTCAACAAGAAACGCGACGACGATGTAAGAAGACTGCGAATATCTGTTGTAACATTATTCTAAGTAGTATAttgaagtataaaaaaaaaatagaaaaaaaaaaaaagaaaaagttattacTTACCTGCTGCTATTTACTGATGTATTGCTCCTGCTGCGTCGAGATATTATAGAATCTCCACGATTGACGACACCTTTATGAGTGATGCTGAATGCCCTCAATCTGTAGAGATCGTCGCCAGCTCTCGGATTGTACGCTTTTTCGGGTAAGCTGTGCACTCGAGGTCGTATATGATCCGGCACTGGAATGGCGTTGAAAAGACGATTAGAGATGAAATCCTCTCGACGAGAACACGCTCGAAAACATCCAGAACAGACAGGTATAAAAGAAACAgcgaaaaacgagagagaaaaaaaaacaaagttcaCTCGAACTCCATTATTGTTAAGTTAAGTTTTTGTTGATCgagatataaaattctttaaaaaattcaatcaatACGTTCTCGTGGGATTACCGAAGAAATgtcaggaaaaagaaagaaagaaagtaaaaaaataaaacaaaaaaccggaaaaaatatggaagGGCGTATTCCATTGAATCAATTCGcagttataataaatttatatggtGGGTCTCGAACctacatgttatatatatatgatagaataaaataacaacCCGACATATACGTTTCTATTTGGAAAATAAACAATTCATTTCTATCGTTCTacctttatttatattagtccgaataaataaaatagtagttaagcgaataaaaacgaaaatgttAATCTATCTTATTTAAGGAGATATTtcgtaaatttgtaaataacgGATCTGTTTTAACTGGTTGGAAAGACAAATAAATCATCGAAGaacataaatgaaatatagttTAACGGACCGTTAATATGATGTTATTCGTTGTTCACGATGTAAAAATCTATTAGTTTCGATATGTATATCGAACAGGAATCTGCAGAGAGTTCTGTCTACATAATCTCTAAACAACGAACGCTTCGTCTATGAATAGCATGATTCACTCATATACTCCCACGAAGCTGAAACCAGATTATATCTTCGAAGATCATGTCTCGAGAAACTATGCTAAGGTTCTATGACTGTTCGTGTTTCAATATTCAATAAAGTAAATGTTGGTTAACTTTTAATTAGATTAAtgagaatgaatgaaaaaaaggagataaagaaagaaaagaaagaaaagaaggaaaaaaggaaaaagaaagaataaacaagaaaatgtaaaagttaAATCTCGCTCGTGAAAATTGTCAAGTATTATGGAAACTTTTTAACTAAAACTCGATATTTGTTCTGATATAGTAAATGAGCTGACGTTATTacagaagaataagaagaataagtaaaagagatggaaaaggagggaaaagaaaaaatatgaacgaTGCATTTACcgaatttatctttaaaaaaaaaaaaaagaaagaaaaaaattgatataccGAGAAACTCGCTTTTAGACGGAATTAATTAACTCTCGTCTTATACAAACCAGCTAAAAATCGGATTCCGAAAGTGGTTTTCGCTTTTCCGATTTGGAATTTGAATTTTCGAGTCTGCTCAAATGAAACTCTAATTACGTTGAGAAATGTGAGAGAAACAGGCTCAAATTCCTACTAATAACGGGCATACTTTTTAACTTTCGCCAAGTAAAATCGATCGGATGAATCTgacgaatattaaatataaaacgagtTACTCaccaataaaaaagaaagaaaacttttcaatATTCGTATTTACCAAATTTAAAAACGTTTAAACGTATCGGACAATTGAATCGTTAattcgtaaaaatgaaaattcttttctttttacacataataaataacgaataaatttttataaaattataacgttacgttgtataataaatctataaattattatgataaaagtattatattacaatataataactatatataaactatatataaaataaacgtactataatttcaatgattcgaaataataatattaattcaaaaacCCATTGTGTCACATtaacgaaaatttaattaatactttgtgaaatgaatttacatattttcgCGAGATAACaatatagaaagataatataaacgattataaaattGGAACAGTTCTATAGATAATTAGTAAGTTCAGTGTATTGAAAGTACAAGCAAGTGAAGGGAGTCCGTTTCCCTTAGTAATTGCTTTTCCAGAACGAGTTGCAAAGCATATCGATGAGCAAACGGTACAAGGAGTAATAGCTTGTTCATACAAGGTAGTACTATGTGAGCATATTAATGTGATTAGAGTCCATGGGTCACTCGACAAGTTCATCTTATGATACGACGATGCCTTATTGGAAAGAGAAGACGTGGTTGCACTGAGTTTCTCACTCAAAATTCTATCGAAGAACTTAGCCATAGGAGTAAAGGATATCGTCCCTTTGCTCCTATCCAAGTATATTAACTCTGACTAACaagttatattattacaatgttatatatatatgtgtgtgtgtgtgtgtgtgtatattataaatattacagatatataaataaatatatatatatatatagtataactGTTGCCtgttgaataattaaaataaagtaaaataaataaatggattttaaattatatatatatatatatatatatatatatatatatatattgtatatataattaataatctacGATACATTCTATCTGTATGTACGTAAagagatttataaaaatataatacctaATGAAGTGATAATAGTTATAAAtcatacgtatttataatatttaattttatattaaactttTACGATAtccgtataattaattaaataaagtaattatCCGATCGTAATGTACTTTTATGGATTCGTTTAAAAGTTTctataaacgatttattaataaaatattcttttgtaaTGAATAAAACACGTTATCTATATTAACTACATATATAAGTCTTTATATAAACTCAAATCCTTCATTAAATGAACAATATTCTCGAAAAGTTTTTGAAAGGTCGAGTATTAAGCCGAGTACTCCATGTGGAAGCTTATTTCTTAACTCGGGACATAAACTCAAATcaaattattctctctttgCTATGAACGGGCCACTTTTGAATTCAACGGTAAACTTTTGTAAGTGGAGGCGCTTCCCTTTCAATTTGTTGGAAACTGACTACAGCAACTGTTATCTTCCCTTTGACAAAAAACGAAGTAATACTTGAATGAAAATTCGTATATCTGTctgatatatatctttttcttcttctgttttcttctttttcgcgaattaattctttaaaaagaaaaaaaaaaaagaaaagaaaacaacaaaagaaagaataaatatcaagaaaatttatcgaactgcaaaaaaagaaaaagaaagaacaatatAAAATTCCTTGGAGATTAAGATGTTTATgagatcattttatttttatcataaaaaaaaagtcgtaattcaataaaaattcattatatctATCTGATACGTATTAGAGATCAATGACATTTTCTTGTCTGCGGTTTCTTTCTGAAGTTCCGATTCTACGAACTCAAAGTATATCTGCCGAGATTGTCGTGTAACTGTGTGTGAAAACTGTCACACGATCGAATGCACTTATCTCAAATACACCACTGCGGTGGAACTCCCATGTATctgatatcaaagaaaattctattgtATATTCTCGTCAATTTCTGTCCTTCGAGAGCGTTAACTTTTGATCCTTCtgatcttatataaatataatatacgaatgCAAAAGTAtgtgtaataaaatgaattcattttcagaataaacgaaaaagctCATAAAGAGATTTTCGCGAGTTTCGACATTTTCGTttaaagaagtaaataaattaatacgaatgatcgttcttctcgatattttctcctattgttttttttttctttttttacttaatcTGTTCGTCAaacttaaaaaagattttttttcctatcaaaacttcctttttatttgtaattgttCTAGCTTAAGATGaagaaacgattaattattttttgataatgaCTTGTTCAATCTTATCGtcaaattatttgaataaattatttgaatatatagatacatacgtagatacacaTGATTACTGTaatcatcatttttcttctacatcttttttcttctctttctattttctttcttaacaaCGACCGTAATACGAACGATTTTGAATGATTACTGCTTTTGTCCGTAATGGAGGTCGAAGTTTTTACtgtctttcgttcttctccctctctctatctctatctctctcttcctttctctatatctGTAAAAAATCTTACCTCGATGACAAATCTTACATTAGTAAAactagaataaataaatcttaaaaagaaaagaacatatCTTACATCGTAAAACTTGAATGAATAGAATGAATAGATTAtagtaaatgaataaatttcaaagcTTCAAtctctttttgaaaataatttaaaaattaagtttACTAAAGAATACAGAGAACAATAAAGTCGTTGGCACATAACGTTATTAAGTACTGCCATTTTACATCAAACTACCTCCTAATTAGAATAGTCTACCTTTGCAtgcttctttattttaaagaagacaagaagaagaatattctaaggagaaataacaaaagaagaaaatgtcgtAAAAATGATAACCATCTTTCTCGAGTTTTTTAAGATCTTTTGTTAGTATCCTCGACGTTTCTacacggagaaaaaaaaagaagagagagagagagagagagagagaaataaaatgccAAAATCGATTCAGCTCCAGTTTAGTGCAAATACATGTATACCGTGAgtcatgtaatataaatagttCGAATAACTCTTAAATTAtgcgtttaataaaaaattgttgtaTATAAAAGTTGCATGATTTTCGAAAGTGTTATTGCATAGCGtatcaacttttttttcttttttatagaaaataatttatagaaaataaacgacTGATAAACAGTAAAAAACCTTTAAAGCGAAAATTTATCGCCTTTAAAATTGATTGttgacaaaatattttacttattttccttttttcgaaaattatccCTTATATTACTGCCATTATATTTGACAAGTAATCCTACTTTATTGCGATTGCTTATCATTCAGTATCAGAGATATCAGAGAAAGGTGTTATCAATGAAGGAAATACTACTACCATCTTAGCAGTAGTAGATAAGAGACTATCGTAATAAAGTAGGATTAGTTGTGTTGACAAATACTGCAAAGTAAACTATATTGTCTTATTGAAATCTTTGATAACGCTCAATCCTAAAAACTTGGAATTAAACTAAAgtaaattttgaataaattgaataaaatatttccttaGGTATtagttttaaaattaataaaagcaaataaatttgtcatttattctaatttaatCGTTATCGTTTAATTCTGTCGTAAAAAGTATAACATCCTAtctaagaaaacaaaacttgATTTGTAGATTTCTTAAACGTTtcgaaataaagtaaaaacaatttttcaatttttagaatatatactatatatattttcttttttcatcttgcACTAAGTCATTATCGAacgttttacttttattatatacacaaagacaagtatataattaaaagattattcATAATGGCGAAACCacttaattttcaatttacatGGGAATACGTAAGATATtagatatttcaatatatataaaagatttttaaaaagttccttttactttatacgttttaaagaaataagtaagaaCGTGTCTTACAAGgttcttccattctttctctttcagagAGATAGTACAACGTTTTACAAAAGACGTAAAGTATTATGCGAAACGCGTTGCCTCTGCAAACAGTGGCTATAAAGGATTACACAATTTGCTTTTCGTCCGTCCGTCGAGAAACGTCGATCTAAGTCCATTACGTTTTTCGGTACACGTCTActatacaaagaaaagagttaaacaaatgaaaaatttgctAATGTAGTCGTAATTCCTCTGgtaaagtataatttataacaaattaaaacgttattcaatttaaaaataaaatcaaaataaaaataaaaaatatatatgtatatattttaataaaactataacagattaaagatataaattaaagatacaaataaaacaaaaacatacatcttgacgattaattaatcattcgtTTAAATATGGAAACTTATTTACCattgcataaaaataaaaacgtttaacaaaatatataattgatatatttagaaaggagaaaaagctTTGTACGTTTGCTCGTGGTAACCACAATACCCTTGATAACTTGGAAAGCTCGTATCTCATTCTGGTTCTATGCAAGCAACTCAGTATTCTAGTTGCTGAACATGTTCAGCGTTTCAACCGCTACGGAGAAGCAATAACGCTTAAGTTTTTATCGTTCTCGATTCTATCCACGATATAgcttcgatcttttctttatactcTCCATTACCGTTAATGTTCCGtgctatcttttttttttcaaggtttctatttttttctctcttttttttcccctcagtaagtccttttattttctacgaataaacgatcgatatatttcaaaatggaaattttcgataaataacacagtattatattcaatataatctATTCACGATGTGTGTACATCCATACATTCATCCCGATGTAGAATATCGATAAACTTTTATCTACGTTTGGATGATCTCGCGCTAATTACCACTTTCATTAACCATCTCTATTCGCTGTCTACATTGTtacattttattctattcgtGAATGCACGTtcgaatatatacaatttcgaaACCGATAAAAAAGACATTGtctcgaaaaaaattattagtggTTTATGTtacgtaaaaaattaatcttgaAGAGCTTCGTTTATAGTTGATCTTacttttcaaacgttttaCAAGGTTCGTATAATgattgaatgaaaatgaagagaaaagaaaaagaaataaagaaagaacaaaacaatCTTCGCAATcactttcacacacacacatatatatacacatgtagtTACAGTATTTTAACTCGTTTCGCTCTAATATATTAGATACGACAGCTAATACACACTAACGTTAACacgttaataattttgttcacgtttttaaaaacagaaaggatattatttcatatttcaacaATAGAATCGATTAAGtcgtttctataaatttttaatatgttaaaACGTTAAAATCGATGAAGGAAACTCGAAcggagaaggaaataaagagacATGTATTAGATTAAATTAGATAGTACATACCTGGTAATTCGAGGAAATTAGAAGTCCTTCGTTGTCGGACACGTGGATGAGCATTGAAATTCAATGGACCAACATCCTCGTTGCTAATATTCGATACGTTCGAACATTGACTATCGCGAGAGCCACGGCGCGACGCCAGGTAAGCTGCAACATCGGAGAATTTCATCAAAATGCCAATGATCAAAGGGATTGCCGAAGCAGCGATAACCAGTATCGCGGTGTGTAACCACGTTTCTGCGTTTCCCTGTTCCTACTGTACATTATATTCTCGTATGCATAGGTAAATAATGCTTATACGTTGATATATAGAGTAACCGCAAATATTCATCATCACTAGTGACACTGCGTTTAAATCGACCATGTGTTCGaccatatatgtatgtgtgtacgtgtctATACACATATTAACCAAACTCAATGATCGTATTATCTAATTActtgaattaaaatatacatgaaaataatcatttaaatatccCTTATTTCTTAACGACTCTCTAGAACGCTAcgtaatcaaaattatatactcGTATTATATCTTTAATGTGTAAACCTTGTTTGTAAACTTTTGTCGAcgcgatattaatttttatttcatgttaGATGTTTCTTAAGTTAATATTATAGTACGATATGATATAGTTATATCGTTGATAGTTTTACATCACTCGTTTCGAAAttatagaatttctttctttttctgttttcatctttttttaacattacaaGAAATTGAATTATACAAGATTAATATTGTAAGAATGTTTAAACTTGAAGTTTAGCTAAGGgtcttttagaaaaattaattttcataacaaAGGCTtaggaaacaagaaaatcaTGTTCTAACCCCAAGGGCAAGCTTTTATGCTTTCAATCACGAACTTTCTTAATCCTTGGCTTTTCGGATACAGAAAATAGGAAGGATTCGGAATTAAATGTGTAAGCTGGTCATTGAGATATAAAGACTAACTGAAATCATTTCTATGTATTTTTGATATCTTGcatgaaaagatatattaacattagaagaattgaaaatatgaaaaaactCTCATTAAAACTGCCACACATAGACGTGTatcttttgaataaaataCTGTATAATCATTTCGAAACGAGCTacttaaagagaaataaaaaacaaaaaaaattgaaaaataaatgaaaaattaataaaaataaaataaaatgaagctataaataatttgttaattatcgatattacttCATTTAATGATGATTCCaacgatttaattataaataaaaaaagtaatgttatagccaagaaaaggaataaaaagagaaaaaaagaaaatgataaacaaCGCACAAAAGACACGAAGAAAGTATAATATCTGGCAACAAGAAATCCTTTTATTGTTGGTCTTGAAATCTCTCTTGGATTCAATCTCGCTTGTAAAGACCACCGCGAAAAGCAATTATCGGCAGTTTGGCTTTTCGAGCTTTTATGTGTACCTAACAACGGCGTAGGAGCGAGTGGTTGTTCCGCTTATCTTCATTACATGAGCACGCGCCTAACTAAACAAAGTTCAAAAAAGAGACCGTTTACCTTTCACCCGTCGATCGTCCTTTTATTGACATTTGACGAATACGAATTCGAACGACTTTACGTAACTTTATTTATCGTCTATACGCTTCACACAAGTAGAACATTTTTAAGACGACGTAAACTATTTTACTACAAGTCCGATGCAATCGAGAGCTACTCAAATTGTCTTTATTAATCGTTATCGACGATCTAACGTCTAACGATTTGTTGCATACGACACGCACGATAAGCATTTATATCGAATCATAAACGAACAGGttgttaaaaagatatatgatatatcagtacgattaatatttcgaaaggttaagaaagtataataataatataaaaataataataatctttaccTAGTCCACCCTTCATGGATCCTCGTCTTCTCGGACTAGACAATAAAGTGACTTCGGTCTCAGCATCACCGATCTCCGTAAGATCACTGGTCGATCTTCTCGccatgtttttctcttttctgtcaTTTCCGGTGGTATCAACAGAAGTTCCTTCGCAACACCGAGTAGCCTCGTTCAAACATCCTTGGCTACGATTCAAGTAGCCACCCATCTTACTCGCGCGAGTTTTCTCGTTCATCGAACAATTTCGATCAACGTTCTCGTCTTGAGTACCAAAGCTTCCATCCTTACATCTCAATTCAGAATCCGTGTGTTTGGGACTGTCatgagacgacgacgatgttgGAGTCACTATTGTCGGTGATATTGGACTTTTTGGTCCGCCCAAACCAAAAGACGAATTTCTTCGACGGTCGACCATATTCGGACTTTTCGGTACAAAATTCGAAGTAGTTGCCGTTCTATTGGCGGatataatcgtattattaCTCGACGatgatatcaaatttttatcacAGAATTTAAATATCGGTGATTTCCTTCCGGACGAATGAAGCGTAGTATCGCTGCTGTTAGGACTTttctgatttttatttattgaataataagATGGACTTCGCGAGGAGCCACGTTGTTGTTCGGTATCCATGTTACGTGCGAACGTGTCAAAGTCGAAATTCGTGTTCGGTGTTTCCGGATAATATTCAGCTGGGAATTCAAAAACTAGAGGAGTACTCGGTGTCTTCGTAACCGACAACTGACTAGGACTTCTTTGTCCTGAGATCGGGATACGCGGCAACTGAGGCAGCTGACGTGGACTCCTTGGGGATTTCGAATGGATCGATGATTCTGGACTATTCGTTGCCATTTTTTCTGCGACTtgtctgtatatatttatcgtttctttattattccttcttctatctttcgtaAATAATTTCCTCCTTAGATTTACTCTCCTTTCTTGATCCTTAACATGAAAAGttttttctatcgtatctCCTTGTTTTCCTTTCAACGATTCCTCTTCcgatcgtcctcgtcgtcgtcctcgtcgtcctcgatAATAACAAACTCGATCTCTACGAATACGAATTTCTATTACTATgatgtttttataattctctttctctgtctttcttctctttctctttctttctcaagtgtcatatcaaatattctttatacCAATTCACGATCCAATTTACTTAACACTCCACgtgtttattttataaagtaatTGCGAAAGAGAGCAATccagtaattataaaaatcgtcAAATACTCTAGACATACAAACGACGTTTCAAAGAAAACTCATCGAGCCTCGATAATGCGAAAATACAAGTCATTGTTTCTTTCAACGAGTCTAATGCAAAAGGGATGGGTATACATTACGCTGGTTTCTATTACTTTGCATGATAATGTGAAA
Above is a window of Vespula vulgaris chromosome 4, iyVesVulg1.1, whole genome shotgun sequence DNA encoding:
- the LOC127063192 gene encoding uncharacterized protein LOC127063192 — protein: MATNSPESSIHSKSPRSPRQLPQLPRIPISGQRSPSQLSVTKTPSTPLVFEFPAEYYPETPNTNFDFDTFARNMDTEQQRGSSRSPSYYSINKNQKSPNSSDTTLHSSGRKSPIFKFCDKNLISSSSNNTIISANRTATTSNFVPKSPNMVDRRRNSSFGLGGPKSPISPTIVTPTSSSSHDSPKHTDSELRCKDGSFGTQDENVDRNCSMNEKTRASKMGGYLNRSQGCLNEATRCCEGTSVDTTGNDRKEKNMARRSTSDLTEIGDAETEVTLLSSPRRRGSMKGGLAYLASRRGSRDSQCSNVSNISNEDVGPLNFNAHPRVRQRRTSNFLELPVPDHIRPRVHSLPEKAYNPRAGDDLYRLRAFSITHKGVVNRGDSIISRRSRSNTSVNSSRNSNISGERSPFEGSCCSGQGGAESTESEIEEIPKYRVVLLGDSGVGKTALVSQFMTSEYMNTYDASLDDEFGEKTVSILLDEEESEMIFIDHPHIEMSVENSLSTYEPHACIVVYSIVSRTSFQMAEEILNYLWREHYTQERSVIVVGNKSDLARSRTILSNEGKQLATSRECKFIETSSGIKHNVDELLVGVLKQIRLRESREKKLRRQCSKGKMSKLHASKTAHSLNLAREILNKMCLKDSKSKSCENLHVL